The Clostridium sporogenes genome contains a region encoding:
- a CDS encoding ABC transporter ATP-binding protein, giving the protein MLQIQNLHKVFNKDTVNENNLFNDLSLDVKEGDFITIIGSNGAGKSTLLNMISGSIKPDQGKINLEDKDITFSKEYEVSKYIGRVFQDPSKGTAPSMTILENMSMAENKGKRFGLTLGINKKKTYNFIDMLKELNLGLEDKLNVTVGSLSGGQRQALSLIMIAMNKPKVLLLDEHTAALDPKTSKRIIEITEKIIEEEKITALMVTHDLYQAINVGNRLIMMHKGKVVLDIKGEEKKSLTKEKLLKCFENLNIEDGLSDRTLFS; this is encoded by the coding sequence ATGCTTCAAATACAAAATCTGCACAAAGTGTTCAATAAAGACACTGTAAATGAAAATAATCTATTTAATGACCTAAGTTTAGATGTAAAAGAAGGAGATTTTATAACTATAATAGGAAGTAATGGAGCAGGGAAATCTACTCTTTTAAATATGATATCAGGAAGTATAAAACCAGATCAGGGCAAAATAAACTTAGAAGATAAAGATATAACTTTTAGTAAAGAATATGAAGTTTCAAAATATATAGGTAGAGTATTTCAAGATCCATCTAAGGGAACAGCACCTTCTATGACCATATTAGAAAATATGTCTATGGCAGAAAATAAAGGAAAAAGATTTGGTCTTACCTTAGGGATAAATAAAAAGAAAACCTATAATTTTATAGATATGTTAAAGGAACTAAATTTAGGATTAGAGGATAAATTAAATGTGACCGTAGGATCACTATCAGGAGGTCAAAGGCAGGCACTATCATTAATTATGATAGCTATGAATAAGCCTAAAGTGTTGCTTTTAGATGAACATACAGCAGCACTAGATCCTAAAACTTCTAAAAGAATAATAGAGATAACAGAAAAAATAATAGAAGAAGAAAAAATTACAGCTTTAATGGTAACTCATGATTTATATCAAGCTATAAATGTAGGAAATAGATTAATAATGATGCATAAAGGTAAGGTAGTTTTGGATATAAAAGGGGAAGAAAAAAAATCTTTAACTAAAGAAAAGTTGCTAAAATGCTTTGAAAATCTTAATATAGAAGATGGATTAAGTGATAGGACTTTATTTTCATAG
- a CDS encoding cyclodeaminase/cyclohydrolase family protein codes for MLDKSCKEFIDILSSKEPVPGGGGACAYVGALGMALGNMVANLTIGKKKYKDVEEDVKEILKEGEVLIEKLEALVNKDAEVFYPLSKAYGLPKNTEEEKAYKDKIMEEALYKASLVPLEIAKCAAETIDLHYKLAKKGTRIAISDVGVGVLFCKTALEASKLNVYINTGMMKNNDIKNSLEEEINTLVSKYSTKADKVYSYVENLIRGNE; via the coding sequence GTGTTAGATAAAAGTTGTAAAGAATTTATAGATATTTTATCCTCTAAGGAACCTGTACCAGGTGGAGGCGGTGCTTGTGCTTATGTGGGAGCTTTGGGCATGGCTTTAGGTAATATGGTAGCAAATCTTACTATAGGAAAGAAAAAATATAAAGATGTAGAAGAGGATGTAAAGGAAATATTAAAAGAAGGAGAAGTCTTAATAGAAAAATTAGAAGCATTAGTAAATAAAGATGCTGAGGTATTTTATCCATTATCTAAAGCTTATGGATTACCTAAAAATACAGAAGAAGAAAAAGCTTATAAAGATAAAATTATGGAAGAGGCTTTATATAAAGCTAGTTTAGTACCATTAGAAATAGCTAAATGTGCAGCAGAGACCATAGATCTTCATTATAAATTGGCTAAAAAGGGAACTAGAATTGCTATAAGTGATGTAGGTGTAGGAGTTTTGTTTTGCAAAACAGCATTAGAAGCTTCTAAGCTAAATGTATATATAAATACTGGTATGATGAAAAATAATGATATAAAAAATTCTTTAGAAGAAGAAATCAACACATTAGTTTCTAAATACTCAACTAAGGCAGATAAAGTTTATAGTTATGTAGAAAATTTAATAAGGGGAAATGAATAA
- a CDS encoding HutP family protein has product MKIQSEKVAKASVKMAISSRDEEKILIEKFKAKEILATAVDVGGNINTSMTKIIERALVASKRCGLIKDCHVDDGAVVGATREALLQIMEKANGLNVGGKIGIARSEEHISVCIFMSIGLLHLNEVVIGLGHRSIPNI; this is encoded by the coding sequence TTGAAAATACAAAGTGAAAAAGTGGCTAAGGCTTCAGTTAAAATGGCAATTTCTTCAAGGGATGAAGAAAAGATATTAATAGAAAAATTTAAGGCAAAAGAGATCTTAGCTACAGCGGTGGATGTAGGGGGCAATATAAATACATCTATGACAAAAATAATAGAAAGAGCATTAGTAGCATCTAAAAGATGTGGACTTATAAAGGATTGTCATGTAGATGATGGAGCCGTAGTTGGAGCTACAAGAGAAGCTTTACTTCAAATTATGGAAAAGGCTAATGGATTAAATGTAGGTGGTAAAATAGGAATAGCAAGATCAGAAGAACATATAAGTGTATGTATATTTATGAGCATAGGCCTTTTACATTTAAATGAGGTAGTTATAGGATTAGGCCATAGATCAATTCCGAACATTTAA
- a CDS encoding ketopantoate reductase family protein, with protein sequence MKIAIVGSGAMGSLYGAYLHKSGEEVYLINKWEEHINTINKEGLVIDTGDKKLKFYPKAVTNSKYIGIVDLAIVFVKSTKTEEAILENKNIMGENTYVLTLQNGYGNGEKIEKYINKNRIIVGTTGEGCTTIKAGYIRHAGSGDTYIGMFSGKEDNILKRLENILNHSGFNTHICKDPRELIWNKLIINVGINAITAILGIRNGEILKEKATKKIMKDAVIEAVKVANAKGFNFNEEEMIKKVENVALKTAENKSSMLQDVLNNKKTEIETINGSIVKEGSKFNIGTPINETLTNLIISLEKK encoded by the coding sequence ATGAAAATTGCTATAGTAGGTTCCGGAGCTATGGGATCTTTATATGGGGCTTATTTACATAAAAGTGGAGAGGAAGTTTATTTAATTAATAAATGGGAAGAACATATAAATACTATAAATAAAGAAGGATTAGTAATAGATACAGGAGATAAAAAATTAAAGTTTTATCCAAAGGCTGTTACAAATTCTAAGTATATAGGTATAGTAGATTTAGCAATAGTATTTGTAAAATCCACAAAAACAGAGGAAGCAATTTTAGAAAATAAAAATATAATGGGAGAAAACACATATGTTTTAACTCTTCAAAATGGATATGGTAATGGAGAAAAAATAGAAAAATATATAAATAAGAATAGAATAATAGTAGGAACTACTGGTGAAGGATGTACTACTATAAAGGCAGGGTATATAAGACATGCAGGTTCAGGAGATACTTATATAGGTATGTTTTCTGGAAAAGAAGATAATATTTTAAAAAGGTTAGAGAATATTTTAAATCATAGCGGTTTTAATACACATATATGTAAAGATCCTAGAGAACTTATCTGGAATAAACTTATTATAAATGTTGGAATCAATGCTATAACAGCTATTTTAGGTATAAGAAATGGTGAAATTTTAAAAGAAAAAGCTACAAAAAAAATTATGAAAGATGCAGTTATAGAGGCAGTAAAGGTAGCTAATGCTAAGGGCTTTAATTTTAATGAGGAAGAAATGATAAAAAAAGTAGAAAATGTAGCCTTAAAAACAGCAGAGAATAAATCCTCTATGTTACAAGATGTTTTAAATAATAAGAAAACAGAAATAGAAACTATAAATGGGTCTATTGTAAAAGAAGGGAGTAAGTTTAATATAGGGACACCTATAAATGAAACTTTAACCAATTTAATAATTTCTCTAGAAAAGAAATAG
- a CDS encoding bifunctional 5,10-methylenetetrahydrofolate dehydrogenase/5,10-methenyltetrahydrofolate cyclohydrolase, translated as MTKILYGNEVALKIKEDLKLRIDKLKEKNIIPKLAILRMGNKQDDIAYERSIIKSCEKLNIETKVEELKEDILEEDFLKLMERLNNEKDIHGILVFRPYPKHLNENIINSSISLNKDVDCMHPLNLERIFEGDLDGFMPCTPEAVIEMLKYYDMDLKGKNIVIINRSMVVGKPLSMMALAHNATVTVCHSKTIDLQSITKKADIVVTAIGKAKLIKEEYFNEHSIVIDVSINVDENGKLCGDVDFENVKEKVGSITPVPKGVGSVTTTLLLKHIVEAAEKNS; from the coding sequence ATGACTAAAATATTATATGGAAATGAAGTAGCTTTAAAAATAAAGGAAGATTTAAAATTAAGAATAGATAAATTAAAAGAAAAAAATATAATACCTAAATTAGCAATTTTACGTATGGGGAATAAACAGGACGATATAGCTTATGAAAGAAGTATAATAAAAAGTTGTGAAAAATTAAATATAGAAACTAAGGTAGAAGAATTGAAGGAAGATATATTAGAGGAAGATTTTTTAAAACTAATGGAAAGATTAAATAATGAAAAGGATATTCATGGTATATTAGTTTTTAGACCTTATCCTAAACATTTAAATGAAAATATAATAAACTCCTCTATATCATTAAATAAAGATGTGGATTGTATGCATCCTTTAAATTTAGAAAGGATATTTGAGGGAGATTTAGATGGATTTATGCCTTGTACTCCAGAGGCTGTAATAGAAATGTTAAAATATTATGATATGGATTTAAAAGGAAAGAATATAGTTATTATAAACAGAAGTATGGTAGTGGGTAAACCATTGAGTATGATGGCATTAGCTCATAATGCCACAGTTACTGTATGTCATTCAAAAACTATAGATTTACAATCCATAACTAAAAAGGCAGATATAGTAGTGACAGCTATAGGAAAAGCTAAACTAATAAAAGAGGAATATTTTAATGAACATTCTATAGTTATAGATGTAAGTATTAATGTAGATGAAAATGGAAAACTATGTGGAGATGTAGATTTTGAAAATGTAAAAGAAAAAGTGGGATCAATAACTCCGGTTCCAAAAGGAGTGGGAAGTGTTACAACAACCCTGTTATTAAAACATATAGTAGAAGCAGCAGAAAAAAATAGCTAA
- a CDS encoding acyl-CoA thioesterase, producing the protein MYINRTETTVRYVETDQMGVVHHSNYYPWFEIGRTEFTKATGMKYTDIENIGVMMPLTESYCKYMKPAKYEDEIIIETSIEKLNPVKIIFSYKIIKKENNELLAKGSTTQAFVDKNNFRVINLKQCNEELWNKFMELYK; encoded by the coding sequence ATGTATATTAATAGAACAGAAACAACAGTTAGATATGTAGAAACAGATCAAATGGGGGTAGTACATCATTCTAACTACTATCCATGGTTTGAAATAGGAAGAACAGAATTTACAAAGGCTACAGGTATGAAATATACAGACATAGAAAACATAGGAGTTATGATGCCTTTAACAGAGAGCTATTGTAAATATATGAAACCAGCAAAGTATGAGGATGAGATTATTATAGAAACTTCCATAGAGAAATTAAACCCAGTAAAGATCATATTTAGTTATAAAATTATAAAAAAAGAAAACAATGAATTATTAGCGAAGGGTAGTACTACTCAAGCTTTTGTAGATAAGAATAATTTTAGAGTAATAAATTTAAAACAATGTAATGAAGAATTATGGAATAAATTTATGGAACTATATAAATAA
- a CDS encoding ABC transporter substrate-binding protein, with product MVVKRKISILLALILSVAIFGGCSKISSSKKLKDKKVINIGIAQIIEHPALDLAKKGFVDRLAEKGFKDGKNIKIDFQNAQGDMATIQTITQNFVAQKNDIIYAIATPSVQAAFNATKKIPIVMTAITDPVESGVVKSLDKSGTNVAGTSDKISIEENFKLMKDILPGKKTIGILYNTSEKNSEIQVKEAEEKAKKFGFKIVKKGITNVNDIHQSLASILNEIDIMFIPTDNTVASSMPFISNECNKKNIPIIGSEKAHVEGGALATSGIDYYKLGKESADVAIEIINGKNPKDMKVKFMKETKLSINLDAAKKLNIKIPKDIEDKAEKVKGGKK from the coding sequence ATGGTAGTAAAAAGAAAAATTTCAATTCTATTGGCACTGATTCTTTCAGTTGCTATCTTTGGAGGTTGCTCAAAAATCTCAAGTTCAAAAAAACTAAAGGATAAAAAGGTTATAAACATAGGTATAGCTCAAATAATAGAGCATCCAGCTTTGGATTTAGCTAAAAAGGGGTTTGTAGATAGACTAGCAGAAAAAGGATTTAAGGATGGAAAAAATATAAAAATAGATTTTCAAAATGCCCAGGGTGATATGGCTACAATTCAAACTATAACTCAAAATTTTGTAGCTCAAAAAAATGACATTATATATGCAATAGCAACTCCTTCAGTACAGGCAGCCTTTAATGCCACTAAAAAAATACCTATAGTTATGACAGCTATTACAGATCCTGTAGAATCAGGAGTTGTAAAATCTTTAGACAAATCAGGCACTAATGTGGCTGGGACTTCAGATAAAATATCCATAGAGGAAAATTTTAAGTTAATGAAAGATATATTACCTGGGAAAAAGACCATAGGAATATTATATAATACTAGCGAAAAAAATTCTGAAATACAGGTTAAAGAGGCAGAAGAAAAGGCTAAAAAATTTGGATTTAAAATTGTTAAAAAAGGCATAACAAATGTTAATGATATTCATCAATCCTTAGCTTCTATATTAAATGAAATTGATATTATGTTCATTCCTACAGATAATACAGTGGCTTCTTCTATGCCATTTATAAGTAATGAATGCAATAAGAAGAATATACCAATAATAGGATCAGAAAAAGCCCATGTAGAAGGTGGAGCATTAGCTACATCAGGTATAGATTACTACAAATTAGGAAAAGAATCCGCAGATGTGGCTATAGAAATTATAAATGGAAAAAATCCTAAAGATATGAAAGTAAAATTTATGAAAGAAACTAAATTGTCAATAAACTTAGATGCAGCTAAAAAGTTAAATATAAAAATACCAAAGGATATAGAAGATAAAGCTGAGAAGGTCAAAGGAGGGAAAAAATAA
- a CDS encoding PfkB family carbohydrate kinase, whose product MTNREKEILELIKENPMISQKDLAEKLGITRSSTAVHITNLLKKGYLLGKGYIVSKDEEYVSIIGGANMDIQGFPNDKLIYKDSNPGKSKISLGGVGRNIGENLTKLGINTKLITALGEDIYGNKILEEAKTIGMDMEHSIIMRENTTSTYLSILDETGDMMVAIAHMDIFDKMPLDFIKSKKTVIENSGVCIIDTNIPQEIIEYIVNDHQNVKFFLDTVSTTKAKKIKNIIGKFHTIKLNRIEADILSGIPIKKEDDLEKSAEFFLEKGVKRVFITLGEEGVYYNDGKNKGKIPTPKVRVINATGSGDAFMAAMVYCYLKDFSVEETIKFSMTASILALSHEDTINPNMSVWSINNKMKEIGIC is encoded by the coding sequence ATGACAAATAGAGAAAAAGAAATTTTAGAATTAATAAAGGAAAATCCAATGATATCCCAAAAGGACTTAGCAGAGAAACTAGGCATAACAAGATCTTCTACAGCAGTGCATATAACTAATCTTTTGAAAAAAGGATATCTTTTAGGGAAAGGTTATATAGTTTCAAAGGATGAAGAGTATGTTTCTATAATTGGTGGAGCAAATATGGATATACAAGGTTTCCCTAATGATAAATTAATATACAAAGATTCTAATCCAGGGAAGAGTAAAATATCCTTAGGGGGAGTAGGTAGAAACATAGGAGAGAATTTAACTAAATTAGGTATAAATACAAAACTTATAACTGCTTTAGGAGAAGATATATATGGAAACAAAATATTAGAAGAAGCAAAAACTATAGGTATGGATATGGAACATTCTATAATAATGCGGGAAAATACAACTTCTACCTATCTTTCAATTTTAGATGAAACAGGGGATATGATGGTTGCTATAGCTCACATGGATATATTTGATAAAATGCCTTTAGATTTTATTAAAAGTAAAAAAACTGTTATAGAAAACTCAGGTGTATGTATAATTGATACTAATATACCACAGGAGATTATAGAATATATAGTTAACGATCATCAAAATGTAAAATTCTTTTTAGATACAGTATCTACTACTAAGGCTAAAAAGATAAAAAATATTATAGGAAAGTTCCATACTATTAAATTAAATAGGATTGAGGCAGATATATTGTCTGGAATTCCTATAAAAAAGGAAGATGATTTAGAAAAATCCGCTGAGTTTTTCTTAGAAAAGGGAGTTAAAAGAGTGTTTATAACTTTAGGTGAAGAAGGGGTTTATTACAATGATGGAAAAAACAAAGGTAAAATACCTACTCCTAAAGTTAGAGTTATAAATGCAACAGGATCAGGGGATGCTTTTATGGCAGCTATGGTCTATTGTTATTTAAAAGATTTTTCTGTAGAAGAAACTATTAAGTTTTCAATGACAGCTTCCATACTAGCCTTATCCCATGAAGATACTATAAATCCAAATATGTCAGTTTGGAGTATAAATAATAAGATGAAGGAGATAGGAATATGTTAG
- a CDS encoding ABC transporter permease, with protein sequence MDILLAVLEQGFIFSIVCFGVYITYKILDFPDLSVDGTFPLGAAVAAAFLVKGYSPVLSSLIALIAGAIAGGITGILHVKFKITNLLSGILVMVGLYSINLRIMGKSNIPLFNKAHLFSDTMNPIIIITMFLLICKIALDLFLKTKAGFILKATGDNEQLVLSLGVNKDLIKIMGLMISNALVALGGALMAQYQGFSDVGMGTGIVVMGLASVIIGESLFGRIKALNATTRVLLGALVYKLAVSMALTVGLAPTDLKLVTAVIVVIALSLNKSPLKIMKKQKTKEGGILNASNTKSAQSVQ encoded by the coding sequence ATGGATATTTTATTAGCAGTATTAGAGCAAGGATTTATATTTTCCATTGTTTGTTTTGGAGTATATATAACATATAAAATATTAGATTTTCCAGACCTTTCTGTAGACGGAACCTTCCCTTTAGGAGCAGCTGTTGCAGCAGCTTTTCTAGTAAAGGGATATAGTCCAGTTTTAAGTTCTTTAATAGCTTTAATAGCAGGGGCTATAGCAGGGGGAATAACAGGTATATTACATGTTAAGTTTAAAATAACTAATTTACTTTCAGGAATATTAGTTATGGTTGGGTTATATTCTATTAATTTAAGAATAATGGGAAAATCAAATATACCTTTATTTAATAAAGCACATTTATTTTCAGACACTATGAACCCTATAATTATAATTACAATGTTTCTTTTAATATGTAAAATCGCTTTAGATTTATTTTTAAAAACAAAGGCAGGATTTATATTAAAAGCTACGGGAGATAATGAACAGTTAGTACTTTCTCTTGGTGTAAATAAGGATTTAATAAAAATAATGGGGTTAATGATATCTAATGCATTAGTAGCATTAGGAGGAGCCTTAATGGCTCAATATCAAGGGTTTTCAGATGTAGGAATGGGCACAGGTATAGTAGTTATGGGCCTTGCATCTGTAATAATAGGAGAATCTTTATTTGGAAGAATAAAAGCTTTAAATGCAACTACAAGAGTATTATTAGGAGCTTTAGTATATAAGTTAGCAGTGTCAATGGCATTAACTGTAGGGTTAGCTCCTACGGATTTAAAACTTGTAACAGCAGTAATTGTGGTAATAGCTTTAAGCTTGAACAAGAGCCCTTTAAAAATAATGAAAAAACAAAAAACTAAAGAGGGAGGGATCTTAAATGCTTCAAATACAAAATCTGCACAAAGTGTTCAATAA
- a CDS encoding DMT family transporter produces the protein MKDSKVYFLMILSTLFWGGAFIAAKLSAPFIPPFTLTFLRFLIATLVLFFIIIIKEKNIYKLKKKDIPVFLFTGIVGMVGYHIFFFKASTYTTATNSSLIAASNPIITCILSVIFLKDKLSSKGIIGIILSFTGVLLTITNGAIANILNINFNKGDILMIIAVLCWASYGVFSKKVMPKYSPMTLTFYSFLFCTLFLIPFVIYEKPLSLINKVPYYSYIAILYMSIFASVIGYLVQQISIKQIGPSKTSIFVNLVPISSIVLSTIILGEKITIITILSTALIVAGVYICQKSN, from the coding sequence ATGAAGGATTCTAAAGTATATTTTTTAATGATTTTATCTACTTTATTTTGGGGTGGAGCTTTTATTGCTGCAAAACTTTCTGCACCTTTTATTCCACCTTTCACATTGACCTTTTTAAGATTTTTAATAGCTACATTAGTGCTCTTTTTCATAATTATTATTAAAGAAAAAAACATATATAAACTAAAGAAAAAAGATATTCCAGTATTTTTATTTACAGGAATAGTAGGAATGGTTGGCTATCATATTTTCTTTTTTAAGGCTTCTACATACACTACAGCTACAAATTCATCTTTAATAGCTGCATCTAATCCTATTATAACCTGTATATTAAGTGTTATATTTCTTAAAGATAAACTAAGTTCAAAAGGAATTATAGGAATTATTCTTTCTTTTACTGGAGTTCTCTTAACCATAACTAATGGTGCTATAGCTAATATTTTAAATATTAATTTTAATAAGGGTGACATTTTAATGATAATAGCTGTATTATGTTGGGCTTCTTATGGAGTCTTTAGCAAAAAGGTAATGCCAAAATATTCTCCAATGACTTTAACCTTTTACAGTTTTTTATTTTGTACTTTATTTTTAATTCCTTTTGTCATATATGAGAAACCTTTATCTTTAATAAATAAGGTTCCCTATTATTCATATATAGCAATTTTATACATGAGCATCTTTGCTTCTGTTATAGGATATTTAGTTCAACAAATATCCATAAAACAAATAGGACCTTCCAAAACTTCTATTTTTGTAAATTTAGTTCCTATATCTTCTATAGTTCTATCAACTATAATATTAGGTGAAAAAATAACTATAATAACAATTTTATCAACAGCTTTAATAGTTGCAGGAGTTTATATATGTCAAAAATCTAATTAG
- the aspD gene encoding aspartate 4-decarboxylase, translating into MDNPNIQRIELEHIYGKISPFELKDRLISLAKESQIEKSAHALLDAGRGNPNWTAAAPREAFFAFGQFAVEETRRVWSDGALAGMPKKEGIYKRFKEYIEKHKGEPGIELLNNIIHYGIDFKGFDKDCFVYELADGIIGDNYPVPDRMLIHIEKLVQDYLMQEMCYNKPLKGKFNLFAVEGATAAMCYIFDSLIANELLQRGDRIALMTPIFTPYLEIPLIPRYNFEVVKISATETKEDGTHTWQYPDEELEKLRDPSIKALFVVNPSNPPSVAIESDSINKIVQIVNESNPNLMIISDDVYGTFVDEFRSLVADLAFNTIGVYSFSKYFGVTGWRLGTIALYEENVFDKLIRELPEDKKEALRKRYGALSTNPEEILFIDRIVADSRQVALNHTAGLSTPQQVQMAFFSVFAILDKENKYKQLTQRICRHRQKLLYEGLGIKFDREENDASYYTEFDLLQWAHCNYGEDFSAYLEKNYKPVDILLRLAEKSSIVLLGGGGFHGPEWSIRISLANLNDEAYSKIGKVLHNVLDEYVKEWKCYRDLQK; encoded by the coding sequence ATGGATAATCCTAATATTCAACGTATAGAATTAGAACATATTTATGGTAAAATTAGCCCTTTTGAGCTTAAAGATAGATTAATTAGTCTTGCTAAAGAAAGTCAGATAGAAAAAAGTGCCCATGCTCTTTTAGATGCAGGAAGAGGAAATCCAAATTGGACAGCAGCAGCTCCTAGAGAGGCATTTTTTGCTTTTGGTCAATTTGCAGTAGAAGAAACCCGTAGAGTATGGAGCGATGGTGCTTTAGCAGGCATGCCAAAAAAAGAAGGAATTTATAAAAGATTTAAAGAATACATAGAGAAACATAAAGGGGAGCCAGGAATAGAACTTTTAAATAATATAATTCATTATGGTATAGATTTTAAAGGATTTGATAAAGATTGTTTTGTATATGAACTAGCGGATGGAATTATTGGAGACAACTATCCAGTTCCAGATAGAATGTTAATTCATATTGAAAAATTAGTACAGGACTATCTTATGCAAGAAATGTGTTATAATAAACCGTTAAAAGGTAAATTTAATTTGTTTGCAGTAGAAGGAGCTACTGCAGCTATGTGTTATATATTCGATTCTTTAATTGCTAATGAGTTGTTACAAAGAGGAGATAGAATAGCTCTTATGACACCAATATTTACTCCTTATCTTGAAATACCACTAATACCTCGTTATAATTTTGAAGTAGTTAAAATTAGTGCAACAGAGACAAAGGAAGATGGAACCCATACTTGGCAATATCCTGATGAGGAATTAGAAAAATTAAGAGATCCAAGTATTAAGGCGCTATTTGTAGTTAATCCTAGCAATCCACCTTCTGTAGCTATAGAATCAGATTCTATAAATAAAATAGTTCAAATCGTTAATGAGAGCAATCCAAATTTAATGATAATTTCTGATGATGTATATGGAACTTTTGTAGACGAATTTCGTTCTTTAGTAGCGGATTTAGCTTTTAATACTATAGGCGTTTATTCTTTTTCAAAATATTTTGGAGTAACAGGATGGAGACTTGGAACTATTGCGCTTTATGAAGAAAATGTATTTGATAAATTAATAAGAGAATTACCAGAGGATAAAAAAGAAGCCTTGAGAAAGAGATATGGAGCTCTTTCTACTAACCCAGAGGAAATTCTTTTTATTGATAGGATAGTGGCAGACAGTCGTCAAGTAGCTCTTAATCATACAGCAGGATTATCTACTCCACAACAAGTTCAAATGGCCTTTTTTTCCGTGTTTGCAATATTAGATAAGGAAAATAAATATAAACAATTGACACAGCGAATATGTAGACATCGTCAAAAATTATTATACGAGGGTTTAGGCATAAAATTTGATAGAGAAGAAAATGATGCTTCTTATTACACAGAGTTTGATTTGCTTCAGTGGGCACACTGCAATTATGGAGAGGATTTTAGTGCTTATTTAGAAAAAAATTATAAACCTGTAGATATACTATTACGCTTAGCTGAAAAATCTTCTATAGTATTATTAGGTGGAGGAGGATTTCACGGACCAGAGTGGTCTATTAGAATATCCCTTGCCAATTTAAATGATGAGGCTTACTCTAAAATAGGTAAAGTTCTTCATAATGTATTAGATGAGTATGTTAAGGAATGGAAATGCTATAGAGATTTACAAAAATAA
- a CDS encoding pseudouridine-5'-phosphate glycosidase translates to MLEQYLEISKEVSEALKENKPVVALESTIISHGMPYPKNAETALNVEKIIRDKGAIPATIAILNGKLKVGLTKDEIEYLGKKGKEVVKTSRRDIPFILAKKLDGATTVASTMIVANLAGIKVFGTGGIGGVHRGAQESFDISADLQELANTNVAVVCAGAKSILDIGLTLEYLETQGVPVVGFGTEELPAFYTRKSGFKVDYRVDTAKELAEALKAKWDLGLKGGMVVGNPIPEEYQMDYDTITKAINDAVKEAEEKGIKGKESTPFLLAKVKDITKGKSLEANIQLVYNNVAVASDLAIELSKLNK, encoded by the coding sequence ATGTTAGAACAATATTTAGAAATTAGTAAAGAAGTATCAGAAGCTTTAAAGGAAAATAAACCTGTAGTAGCTTTAGAATCTACTATAATATCTCATGGGATGCCATATCCTAAAAATGCAGAGACTGCATTAAATGTAGAAAAAATAATAAGAGATAAAGGGGCAATACCTGCTACTATAGCCATATTAAATGGTAAATTAAAAGTTGGTTTAACAAAGGATGAAATAGAATACTTAGGTAAAAAAGGAAAAGAAGTAGTTAAAACTAGTAGAAGGGACATACCATTTATATTGGCCAAAAAACTCGATGGAGCAACTACAGTAGCATCTACTATGATTGTAGCTAACTTGGCAGGAATAAAAGTATTTGGAACTGGTGGAATAGGTGGAGTTCATAGAGGAGCACAAGAAAGCTTTGATATATCAGCAGACCTTCAAGAATTAGCTAATACTAATGTAGCAGTAGTTTGTGCGGGAGCTAAATCTATATTAGATATAGGCTTAACATTAGAATATTTAGAAACTCAAGGAGTACCAGTAGTAGGTTTTGGTACAGAAGAGCTACCAGCATTTTATACAAGAAAAAGCGGGTTTAAAGTAGATTATAGAGTAGATACAGCAAAAGAGCTAGCAGAAGCTTTAAAAGCTAAGTGGGATTTAGGATTAAAAGGTGGAATGGTAGTAGGAAATCCAATACCAGAAGAATACCAAATGGATTACGATACCATAACAAAGGCTATAAATGATGCAGTTAAAGAGGCAGAAGAAAAAGGCATAAAAGGAAAAGAAAGCACACCATTTTTATTAGCTAAGGTAAAGGATATAACTAAAGGTAAAAGTTTAGAAGCTAATATACAATTAGTTTATAATAATGTAGCTGTAGCTTCAGATTTAGCTATAGAATTAAGTAAGCTTAATAAATAA